CACCGCCGACGACCTCCTGCACGACCTGCTGCACGCCGTGTACGCCGCGCCCCTGCACCGGCCGGGCCCCGACGAACTCCGCGCCCTGCTGCGGGAGATCGGCGCCGTCGTCGTCCTGGACGACCTGGAGTTCGGCGGCGCCGCGCTCGACACGCTCCTCGACGCCACCCCCGAGTGCGCCTTCCTGCTCGGCGCCACCCCCGACGTGCCGCCGCCCTCACCCGACTCGTCCGTCGAGGAAGTACTCCTCGGCGGACTCGACCGCGCCGGCGGCGTCGAGATCCTGGAGCGCGCCGTCGGCCGCGTCCTCACCGAGGAGGAGGCCAACTGGGCGGGCGACCTCTGGTTCGAGTCCGAGGGGCTGCCGCTGCGCTTCGTGCAGGCCGGCGCCCTCCTCGACCAGCGCGACCGGCAGCGCGCCGACGTCAGCGCCGTCGACACCTACGGCGTCTTCGCCGACGAACCGCCCGCCGACGCGGTCCTCGACATCGATGCCGAGGACACCGCGGGCATCCCGCTGCCGTCCCTCGGCGAGGCCGCGGCCCCCGCGCCGCTGCTCGCCTCCCGGCTCAGCGGCGCCGCCCGCGACACCCTGCGGTTCGCCGTCGCGCTCGCCGGCGAGGTGCCCCACCAGGCCCATCTGCCCGCGCTGATCGGCGACACCCACGCGGACGCCGCACTCGGCGAGCTGGCCGCCTGCGGTCTCGTCACCCCGGTCGGCTCCCGCTACCGGCTCGCCGCCGGTGTCCTCACCCAGCTCGACGCCGCCGGGTACGCCGACCACGACGGCGGCCTCCAGGCCCGCGCGCTCACCGCCGCCCAGCACTACACCTGGTGGGCCGGGCACCCCTCGGTCGCCCCGCAGCGGGTGTCCGCCGAGGCCGACGCGGTGCTCGCGGCCCTCGCCGTCCTGGTGCCCGCCACCACCCCGCCCGCCGAGGACGGGGAGCGGCCCCCCGCCGTCCTGCTGGCCCGCGCAGCCGCCCCCGCGTTCGCCGCCGGGCTCGACTGGAACGCCTGGGAGCGGGCCCTGCGGGCCGGTGCCGAGGCCGCGAGGCTGGCCGGCGAGGTGGCGGAACAGGCCTACTTCCACCACGAGTTGGGCGTCCTCGCGCTCTGCGAGGGACAGCTCGACCGGGCCCGCGCCGAACTGGAGGTCTCCGTCGGCCTGCGCGGCGCGCTCGCCGACCGGCGCGGCACCGTCGCCGGACGCCGGGCCCTCGCCCTGGTCGCCGACCGCTCGGGCACCGCGCCCGGCCTGGTCCCCGCCCTCGGTCCCGCGGCCGTCGAAGCGGCGCCCGACGCCCGCCGGGCGGAGTCGGACCCGTCCTCCGGGACCGCGCCGCTGCCGTACGTGCCCGCGGCTGCCGACGCCACCCCCACCGTCGTCACCCACCGCGCCCCCTCCGCCCCCGGTGCCCCGGCCCCGGCCGCGCGGACCCGGGGCGGCGGCCTGCGGGCCCTGGCCCGCCGCAACCTCGTCGCGGCCGGCGCGGGCGCGCTGCTCGCCGCCGTCCTCGGCACCGTGGTGACGCTCGGCGCGACCTCGAACAACGACGCCGACACCCCGTCCGACCGGGTCGGCGTCAACCCGACGGCGGGCACCGAACTCGACGACGGCGGCGTCGGCGCCGACACCCCGGCCGCGGGCGACAGCACCTCCGACACCGGCGCCGCCACCAGCCGCGCGACCGACCCGGGCCCCGACGGCACCCTCGGCACCGCCGACGACCCGACGCCCTCCGACAGCGGCCGGCCGTCCGACGACCCGACCGGCACCCGCGGCTCGACCGGCTCGGGCTCGCCGTCCCGGCCGCCGTCGTCCCGGCCGCCGTCCAGCCCCTCGACGACGTCCAGGCCGCCGTCGGCGACCCCCAGCGGCTCGGGGACGCCCACCGGCAGCCCGACGCCGACCGGGGGCGAGACGCCCGACCCGACCGACTCCGAGACCGGTGAGCCCAGCACCACCGACTCCGCCAGCGGACCCGGCACCCCGTCCACGCCGGTGCAGAGCAGCGACGGCACGGCCTCCGTGCCGGCCTCGCCGAGCGGTTCCGCCGACGTGATCTGAGCGCACGGCGTACGCGCAAGGGCCGGACCCGTCCACGGGTCCGGCCCTTGCGCGTACGCAACTCGCCCTAGAACAGGCGCAGTTTGTCGTCCTCGATGCCGCGCAGGGCGTTGTAGTCGAGGATCTGGCAGCCGATGCCGCGGTCGGTGGCGAGCACCCGGGCCTGCGGCTTGATTTCCTGGGCGGCGAACACCCCGCGGACCGGCGCGAGATGCGGGTCGCGGTTCAACAGCTCCAGATAGCGCGTCAGTTGCTCCACACCGTCGATCTCGCCGCGCCGCTTGATCTCCACCGCGACGGTCCGCCCCTCGGCGTCCCTGCACAGGATGTCGACCGGACCGATCGCCGTCATGTACTCACGCCGGATGAGCGTGTAGCCGTCGCCGAGCGTCTCGATGCGGTCGGCGAGCAGTTCCTGGAGGTGCGCTTCCACGCCGTCCTTGATCAGTCCGGGGTCGACGCCGAGTTCGTGCGAGGAATCGTGGAGGACTTCCTCCATCGTGATGATCAGTTTCTCGCCCCCCTTGTTGACGACGGTCCAGACACCGGCGTCGTCCCCCGCGCCCTCCTTCAAGGTGCACGGCGGGGACATCCAGTTCAGGGGCTTGTAGGCGCGGTCGTCCGCGTGGATCGAGACGCTGCCGTCGGCCTTGACCAGGATCAGGCGGGGCGCCGAGGGGAGGTGGGCGGTGAGCCGGCCGGCGTAGTCGACGGAGCACCGGGCGATGACGAGACGCATGGTCGGCAACGCTACTCGACGCGTGCGGGTGCACGCGATTCGCCCTGGAATTCGGCTGTTCGTTTATGGCCGATTGTGCCCCTAACGGGAGCGCCCTATGTACGCATTCTCCTGGTGCCGCTCCCGGCCGTTGCATACCGTAGTAAACGGGAGGTCGCGAGTCGTGTACTCAGCGTGCTCGGTCTCGCGCGCTCCCTCATCTGTCCGGCAACCCCCGCTCCGCGGGGGTGCGAGAGGAGTACCCATGTCGCTCGACGTCTCACCGGCCCTACTCGAACAGGCCGAGCGAGGCGAGGTCGACGAAGCCGCCTTCGTCGACTGCGTCCGGACCTCCCTTCCCTACGCGTGGGAGATGATCAGCTCTCTGGTGGCCCAACTGAAGGTGAACGGCGGGGAGTTCGCCGACAACCAGACGCCCCCGCCGGACGAGCAGGCGCGCGGCCAGCTGCTGCGCGCGCTCGCCAGCGACGCGATACGCGGCGCCCTCCAGCGCCACTTCGGGGTACGGCTGGCCTTCCAGAACTGCCACCGGGTGGCGGTGTTCCCGCTGGACTCCTCGGCCGACGAGAGGCTGACCCGCTTCACGTCGATCCGGGGCCAGTTGCTCAACCAGTCCCCGGAGCTCCGGGACTGCTGAGCCGAGGGCCTTCGCTTGCCGCTCCGTGCGCGGGAGGTGCGATCAGCATCGGAGCGGCAGGCACCCGCCCGGCTCACCGCAGGCGGGGGAGGACCTCGGTGCCCAGCCTGCGGACGTTCTCCTCGGTGGCCGCGAGGTCGCCAGACCCCTCGACGAGCAGCGCGAACCGGGAGACCCCGGTGCGTTCGCTGGTCGCCGCGAGCCGGTCGGCGCAGAGCCGGGGCGTGCCCACCGGGTGCAGCCCGCAGAGGAGTTCGGTGTACTCCAGCGGGTCGCGCATCCGCCGGGCCCGGCCGTCGACCGTGACATGCGCGCCGAGCCCTTGCCGCAGCCAGCCGGGCATCGCCTTGGTGAGCGTCTCCACCGCGTCGGTGCGCCGGTCCGCGATCTGGCAGACTCCGGCCGACACATGGGCCGCGTCCCGCACCTCGTCACGGCTGCGCCCCGCCGCCCGCGCGTGCCGGTCCCACAGGCCGACCATCTCGGCCTTCTCCTCGTCCCCGACGTGCATCCCGAGCAGCATCGGCAGCCCGCGCTCGGCGGCCAGCCGCACGCTCGCGGGCGAGGTGCACGCCACCACCACCTCGGGCCCGGGGGAGTCGGTGAGGGACTCGCCGGGCCGCGGGACGACGGTGACCTCGCGGAAGCCGTGGCGCGGGCCGCGGCCGGCCACCGACGGCTCGCGCAGCCAGCGTGTCAGCAGGTCGAGGGATTCGGGGAACCCCTCCTCGTAGGCGGCGAGCCCGGCGCCGAACACCTCCAGGTCGACCCAGGGGCCGCCGCGCCCCACGCCCAGCGAGAACCGGCCGCCCGAGACGAGGTGGAGCAGGGCCGCCTGTTCGCCGACGGCCACCGGGTGGGCGGTCGACAGGACCGTCACCGCCGTGCCGACCCGGATGCGCTCGGTGCGGCCGAGCAGCAGCGCGGCCAGGGTGATGGCCGACGGGCAGATGCCGTACGGGACGAAGTGGTGCTCGGCCAGCCAGACCGAGTCGAGGCCCACCTCCTCCGCGGTCTGGGCCGAGCGGACCGCGCGGTGCAGGACCTCCCCCTGGCCCTGTCCGGGGAACTGGGCCGCCAACACGAAAGTTCCAACGTGCATTGATCTGTTCCTGCTTCCTTGGCTCCGACTGGGAGCTCCCCCACACCGCATAACCGCATGACACGTGCCGAGGTCACGGCCTGGCGAGGAGATTTGCGGATTGTCTGCAGAATGCGGGTTCGTGAGGGGGGACTTGCGGGGATTGCCCTTCTACGGCTACCCGTGTCCCCGCCCTTTAGGCTGGGAGGCGACCCGTGCCCCCTGTCAGCCCCGTGAGGTGTTCCGTGTCCCCGCGTCGCAACCGCCCCAAGGGATCCGACCTGTCGGGTCCGTCCGGCCGCAGTGCCGAGGACGACCGGCCCGGCCGCTACGGCGGCTGGCAGTCGACCGAGAGCTGGCAGGGCGACGAGTGGAGCGTGCGCCATGTCGCGGGGGCGAGCGCCCAGGGCAAGACCTACCGCTGCCCGGGATGCGACCAGATGATCGCCTCCGGGGTGCCGCACGTGGTGGCGTGGCCCGAGCACTCGGGCGTCGACGAACGGCGCCACTGGCACAAGGCGTGCTGGAACGCGAAGGACCGCCGCACCACCCGGGTGCAGCGGTCCCGCAACGCGCCGAGATTCTGAACCCGGGCGGCTACACGTCCCGCCGCTGGAGCAGGGCGGCGGCGCCGGCGAACGCGACGGCCGTGACGCCGATCGCGATCCACAGCGGGTCCCAGCCGCTCGGCCCGGTGTCGCTGAGCGACGTGGAGTAGAAGACGCCGAGCTGGTTGGGGATCGAGTACTCGAACAGGCCGTCCCGCAGCCACTCGAGGGCCCGCGAGAACATGAACAGCGCGATCACCAGCGGGGCGAGGACCAGCGCGATCATCAGCGTGATGGCGCCCGCCGAGTGCCGGATGACCGAGCCGACCAGCAGTGAGATCAGACCGAGCAGCGCCACGTACAGCGAGACGCCGACCGTCGCCTTCAGCCACTCCGCGCCCGTCGGCTGCCGGGCACCGCCCAGCATCGCCACGTCCGCGAGCCCGACCAGCAGCACCGACACGAAGGTGACGGTGAACGCGACCGCGAAGAACACGATCGACTTGGCCGCGAGCACCCGGGCGCGCGAGGGGCACGCCGTCATGGTGGTGCGGATCATGCCGGTGCCGTACTCCGACGCCGTCGTCAGCACGCCGAGCGTGATGACGCACATGATGCCGAGCAGCACCCCGAAGAACCCGAACGACAGCGGGCTCTCGTCGCCGTAGTCCGGCTCGGCCGCGCTGTTGGAGACCAGCGCGGCCACCGCGACGCCGATGCCGACCACCAGCACCACGAACACGCCCAGCGTCCAGAGCGTCGAGCGCACCGACCGGATCTTCGTCCACTCCGAGGCGATGGCGTGCCCGAGGTGGGTGCGCACGACGGGGATCGGCGAGGTGTAACCGGCGGAGGACGGCCCGCCCCCGGCCTGCCACGGGGGCGCGGTGGGCTGCGGCGTCGGGTGCTGTGGCGTGCTCATCGGACGTCCTCGGGCTTCGTCAGGTCGGCGGGAGCGGGGGGAGTGCCCGGCGCCGCGGGGGCCTCGGGCGCGGCCTGCTGGGGCTGCTGAGGCGGCTGAGCGGGCGTCTGCGGGGCTGCGGAGGCGGGCTGGGCGTAGGGGTTCGGTGGGGTGGCGCCCGGCGCGCCAGGGGCCGCGTACGGGTTCGCGGCCGGCGGTCGGCCGCCGTGGGGGGCCGGCATCGCGAACGCCTGGCCGCTCTGCTGCGGTGGCGGCGGGGCGTACCAGCCGGGCTGACCCTGTCCGGGCACCGGCACCGGCGGCTGCGCGCCGGGCGGCAGCGGCTGCATCAGGCCGGCCTTCTCGTCGGTGGAGGACCGGTAGTCCACCACCCCCTGCGTCATCCGCATGTAGGCCTCCTCGAGCGAGGCCTGGTGCGGCGACAGCTCCCACAGGCGTACGCCGGTGTCGTGCGCGAGGTCGCTGATCCGCGGCAGCGGCAGCCCCGTCACCCGCAGCCCGCCGTCCTGCTCGGGCAGCACATGGCCGCCCGCCTCGGTCAGCGCGGCCGACAGCTTCTCGCGCAGCTGCGGCTCGGTGTCCGGGGTGCGCACCCGCGCGAACCCGGCCGAGTTCGCCGCGATGAAGTCCCGCACGCTCATGTCGGAGAGCAGCTGTCCGCGCCCGATCACGATGAGGTGGTCGGCGGTCAGCGCCATCTCGCTCATCAGGTGCGAGGAGACGAAGACCGTGCGGCCCTCGGCCGCCAGCGCCTTCATCAGGTTGCGGACCCAGAGGATGCCCTCGGGGTCGAGGCCGTTGACCGGCTCGTCGAAGAGCAGCACCTGCGGGTCGCCGAGCAGGGCGGCGGCGATGCCGAGCCGCTGTCCCATGCCGAGCGAGAACCCGTTGGAGCGCCGGCCCGCCACGTCCTGGAGGCCGACCACGCCGAGCACCTCGTCGACCCGGCGGGCCGGGATGCCCGACAGCTGCGCCAGGCTGAGCAGGTGGTTGCGGGCCGATCGGCCGCCGTGCACGGCCTTGGCGTCGAGCAGCGCGCCGACCTGGCGCGGGGCGTTGGGCAGCCGGCGGTAGGGGTAGCCACCGATGGTGACCTGCCCGGAGGTGGGGTTGTCGAGCCCGAGGATCATCCTCATCGTCGTGGACTTCCCGGAGCCGTTGGGCCCGAGGAAGCCGGTGACGGCACCGGGCCGCACCTGGAAGGAGAGGTTGTACACAGCGGTCTTGTCGCCGTAGCGCTTGGTCAGGCCGACTGCCTCGATCATGCTCCGCACCCATCGAAAGGTTCAGGACAGCGGGGCACACGCCCCCGTAAGGGTTAGGAGGATATCCAGGTGCTGACGGTTCCGGCCAAGGGAAAGTAAAAGGTTGCGCCTCTGCAACGTTCCCGGCTTTCCGTACCTTTCGGCCCCCGCTTCCCCTCGCCGCCCCG
The sequence above is a segment of the Streptomyces griseoviridis genome. Coding sequences within it:
- a CDS encoding ABC transporter permease; protein product: MSTPQHPTPQPTAPPWQAGGGPSSAGYTSPIPVVRTHLGHAIASEWTKIRSVRSTLWTLGVFVVLVVGIGVAVAALVSNSAAEPDYGDESPLSFGFFGVLLGIMCVITLGVLTTASEYGTGMIRTTMTACPSRARVLAAKSIVFFAVAFTVTFVSVLLVGLADVAMLGGARQPTGAEWLKATVGVSLYVALLGLISLLVGSVIRHSAGAITLMIALVLAPLVIALFMFSRALEWLRDGLFEYSIPNQLGVFYSTSLSDTGPSGWDPLWIAIGVTAVAFAGAAALLQRRDV
- a CDS encoding ATP/GTP-binding protein, giving the protein MSPRRNRPKGSDLSGPSGRSAEDDRPGRYGGWQSTESWQGDEWSVRHVAGASAQGKTYRCPGCDQMIASGVPHVVAWPEHSGVDERRHWHKACWNAKDRRTTRVQRSRNAPRF
- the nucS gene encoding endonuclease NucS, coding for MRLVIARCSVDYAGRLTAHLPSAPRLILVKADGSVSIHADDRAYKPLNWMSPPCTLKEGAGDDAGVWTVVNKGGEKLIITMEEVLHDSSHELGVDPGLIKDGVEAHLQELLADRIETLGDGYTLIRREYMTAIGPVDILCRDAEGRTVAVEIKRRGEIDGVEQLTRYLELLNRDPHLAPVRGVFAAQEIKPQARVLATDRGIGCQILDYNALRGIEDDKLRLF
- a CDS encoding SCO5389 family protein — protein: MSLDVSPALLEQAERGEVDEAAFVDCVRTSLPYAWEMISSLVAQLKVNGGEFADNQTPPPDEQARGQLLRALASDAIRGALQRHFGVRLAFQNCHRVAVFPLDSSADERLTRFTSIRGQLLNQSPELRDC
- a CDS encoding ATP-binding protein codes for the protein MDPIDRGPEEYGQDGDGGTPRPRPPREPLTTDFASPTPAPARTTRLISGDHLLTVNPVDGSEIALCPPGERPERPVKRTAADRAEADRAARPPVPPGPARPTLSLLERQDDRERLVRLLARGRSVRLTGPAGSGRTSLLDLVAEDCADLAPDGVVRLDGSHRTADDLLHDLLHAVYAAPLHRPGPDELRALLREIGAVVVLDDLEFGGAALDTLLDATPECAFLLGATPDVPPPSPDSSVEEVLLGGLDRAGGVEILERAVGRVLTEEEANWAGDLWFESEGLPLRFVQAGALLDQRDRQRADVSAVDTYGVFADEPPADAVLDIDAEDTAGIPLPSLGEAAAPAPLLASRLSGAARDTLRFAVALAGEVPHQAHLPALIGDTHADAALGELAACGLVTPVGSRYRLAAGVLTQLDAAGYADHDGGLQARALTAAQHYTWWAGHPSVAPQRVSAEADAVLAALAVLVPATTPPAEDGERPPAVLLARAAAPAFAAGLDWNAWERALRAGAEAARLAGEVAEQAYFHHELGVLALCEGQLDRARAELEVSVGLRGALADRRGTVAGRRALALVADRSGTAPGLVPALGPAAVEAAPDARRAESDPSSGTAPLPYVPAAADATPTVVTHRAPSAPGAPAPAARTRGGGLRALARRNLVAAGAGALLAAVLGTVVTLGATSNNDADTPSDRVGVNPTAGTELDDGGVGADTPAAGDSTSDTGAATSRATDPGPDGTLGTADDPTPSDSGRPSDDPTGTRGSTGSGSPSRPPSSRPPSSPSTTSRPPSATPSGSGTPTGSPTPTGGETPDPTDSETGEPSTTDSASGPGTPSTPVQSSDGTASVPASPSGSADVI
- a CDS encoding ABC transporter ATP-binding protein, coding for MIEAVGLTKRYGDKTAVYNLSFQVRPGAVTGFLGPNGSGKSTTMRMILGLDNPTSGQVTIGGYPYRRLPNAPRQVGALLDAKAVHGGRSARNHLLSLAQLSGIPARRVDEVLGVVGLQDVAGRRSNGFSLGMGQRLGIAAALLGDPQVLLFDEPVNGLDPEGILWVRNLMKALAAEGRTVFVSSHLMSEMALTADHLIVIGRGQLLSDMSVRDFIAANSAGFARVRTPDTEPQLREKLSAALTEAGGHVLPEQDGGLRVTGLPLPRISDLAHDTGVRLWELSPHQASLEEAYMRMTQGVVDYRSSTDEKAGLMQPLPPGAQPPVPVPGQGQPGWYAPPPPQQSGQAFAMPAPHGGRPPAANPYAAPGAPGATPPNPYAQPASAAPQTPAQPPQQPQQAAPEAPAAPGTPPAPADLTKPEDVR
- a CDS encoding LLM class flavin-dependent oxidoreductase yields the protein MHVGTFVLAAQFPGQGQGEVLHRAVRSAQTAEEVGLDSVWLAEHHFVPYGICPSAITLAALLLGRTERIRVGTAVTVLSTAHPVAVGEQAALLHLVSGGRFSLGVGRGGPWVDLEVFGAGLAAYEEGFPESLDLLTRWLREPSVAGRGPRHGFREVTVVPRPGESLTDSPGPEVVVACTSPASVRLAAERGLPMLLGMHVGDEEKAEMVGLWDRHARAAGRSRDEVRDAAHVSAGVCQIADRRTDAVETLTKAMPGWLRQGLGAHVTVDGRARRMRDPLEYTELLCGLHPVGTPRLCADRLAATSERTGVSRFALLVEGSGDLAATEENVRRLGTEVLPRLR